The genomic DNA CTGGTGGAGGCGTCCTCGCGCTACGCCCGCGTCCTGCGCGACGAGAAGGTGGACGAGGCCCACGTCACGGACGCGGACGGGCTCATCGAGCACCACGACGGCAGCGTCACCGACTACTTCACGCGCGGCGGCGTGCCCTACACCGCGACGCTGGAGACCACCACCCGGACGCCGCTCGACGCCTGCCACGCCATCAACCTCATCTGGGTGCGCGGCTACATCGACCTCGCCGCGCGGCACGGGTAGGCCAGCGGAAAGCCGCCTGGCCCCCCTCACCCGCGCCTTGCAAGCGGCCGCCGACCCTGTCACGAGAGCCCTCGCTGACCGGACGCACTCCTCGTCCGGAAAGGTTGATTTGACGTCAAATCAGTTCAATGGGACGGGCCTCGTCCGTTAGAGTGGTGAGCCATGAATTTCACGAGCCAGAAGCAATGGATCCTCGGAGGTTTGAGCCTGGCGTTGGGCGCGTGCGCGTCGACGCCAGTCCCGGTGCAGCCCTATGCCCTGGCCGGAGGGCGCGCGGAGTACCGGGACTACGTCGGAGCCAAGGCCAACATCTGCGATGCGGCGGAGCCACGCTGGCTGCTGGATGAATTGAGCGGCGTCAATGGCCTGCTGGCGCGCTTCCTGTCCTCCACGGAGCTGGCCAATACTCCGGGTTCCACCGAGCGGGCCCAGCAGACGCAGCTGCTCCAGGAGGCCGCGGGCTCGCTGCCCAAGGTGCTGAACGTGCATCAGGCCAACCTCAAGGCGCTCCAGGGGTGCGGCTTCGCGCACTCGGGAGCCTTCCCGGAACTCACCCGGCGTGGGCAGGAGCTCGTGGAGCTGTCGCGCGCGCGGCTCAAGGAGGGCGATCAGATCCTCGAGGCGCAGGAGGTGCGCAACAAGTGGAAGGAAGAGGCGCCCGTGCGTGAGCAGAAGGCGCGCGAGACGTGGTGCGCGAAGAACCCCGAGGTGGGCAGCACCGACGTCTTCTACGCGCGCCAGTTCACCAACGGCCGCACGGAATGGCTCTTCTGTGACGGACACATGGTCCAGGCGGCCTCGGCGGACGCGGAGCCCACCCTGACGGGCCCCGAGAACCTCAGCGCGAAGGATCGCCGCAAGGTGAAGCCCCCGCGCTACATCGAGGCGGCGCGGGGCTACCCCGCGGAGGAGATCGACAAGCAGCCCTCGGGCATGGCGGACAGCGCCGCGCCCGGCTCGGCCACTCCCACGCCTTGAAAATCGAGAGCGTCCTGGAACGAAGAGCGAAGGCCCGCTCCCCGTTCCAGGGCGTGGGAGCGGAGCGCTAGCATCCCGCGCATGATTCGCTCCGCCACCCCCGAGGACGTTCCCGCCATCGCCCGGCTCATCCGGGCGCTCGCCGAGTACGAGAAGCTCTCCCACGAAGTCGTGCTCGAGCAAGAGGCGCTGCGGCGGCACCTCTTCGGCGAGCGGCCCCACGCCGAGGTCGTCCTCGCCGAGCAAGGCGGACAGGTGGTGGGCTTCGCCCTGTTCTTCCACACGTACTCCACCTTCCTGTCCCGCCCGAGCCTCTACCTGGAGGATCTCTTCGTGCTGCCCGAGCACCGGGGCCAGGGCCATGGAAAGGGGCTGCTCACGCACCTGGCGCGGCTCGCCGTCGAGCGCGGCTGCGGGCGCTTCGAGTGGTCCGTGCTCGACTGGAACGCGCCCGCCATCGCGTTCTACAAGTCCGTCGGCGCGGTGCCGATGAGCGACTGGACCGTCTTCCGGGTCACCGGAGACGCCTTGCACCGGCTCGCGGGACGGAGCTGAGCCTGGTTGCCCACCGAGCGGGCTGGGACGCATCCCGGAGCGAGGGCTCCGGCGTAACATGGAGCGTGTGAAGAGAGGCGGTCATGGAGCCCTTCGATGACAACGAGCGCCGCACACTGAAGACCGATGATCGGCGCACGGTCGAACTCGGAGTGGCGGGTGCCGCCTCCTCCGCTGGGCCCACCTTCGCCCCGCTCGGCCGGGGCACCGCCCTGGACCGGTACGTGGTGCTCGATCCCCTGGGCGAGGGCGGCATGGGGATGGTGTACGCGGCCTATGACTCGGTGCTCGACCGCAAGGTGGCGCTCAAGCTGCTGCCACCGGGAGATCCGGAGACGGGCGGGGAGATGACCTCGGGACGGGCCCGGCTCCTGCGAGAGGCGCAGGCCATGGCCCGGCTGTCCCACCCCAACGTGGTGGCCGTCTACGACGTGCACCAGCATGGCGCCCAGGTCTTCATGGCCATGGAGCTGGTGGAGGGGCGCACGCTGTCACAGTGGCAGCAGCAAGAGCCTCGCGGCTGGAGGGACATCCTCGCGGCCTTCCTGGCCGCGGGCCGGGGACTCGCCGCGGCGCATGACGCCGGGCTCGTGCACCGCGACTTCAAGCCCACCAACGTCCTGGTGGGCAGGGACGAGCGCGTGCGGGTGACGGACTTCGGTCTGGCACGCCCGCACAACGCGCCCGCGGAAGTCCTCCCTCCCCACGCCGCGCCGTCCCGGGACACCGGGCCGGTCAAGTCGCACAGCCTGCTGGAACTGGACCTGACGCAACAGGGCGCGGTGCTCGGCACGCCGGCCTACATGGCTCCCGAACAGTTCCGCGGCGCCGTGGCGGATGCCCGGAGCGATCAGTTCTCCTTCGCCGTGTCGCTGTGGGAAGCCCTCCACGGGGAGCGCCCCTTCGAGGGAAAGACTCCGGCCGAGCGCCGGCAGAACGTGTTGGACGGTCGCCTCCGGCCTCCGCCGTCCTCCTCGAAGGTCCCGCCCTGGGTGAGCCGGGCGCTCCTGCGCGCCCTCCACCGGGAGCCCGGGGCGCGCTATCCCTCGCTCAATGCCCTGCTGAGCGTGCTGAGCCGGGATCCCGCCCAGGTGCTCCGGCGCCGGCTCACCGTCACGGCGCTGCTCGGAGTCATGATCGGCTCGGGGACGTTGGTGGGCGCCTCGTGGCACGAGCGTCAGACCCGCCTGTGCACGGGCGCTCCGGAGCGGCTGGAGGGCATCTGGGACGAGCCTCGCCAGGAGGCCATCTCCAGGTCCTTCCTCGCCACCGGCCGCACCTATGCCGGAGACACCTGGCGGCGGGTGCGCGAGGCACTCGACGCGTACACCACCGCGTGGAAGGACATGCACGTGGCGGCGTGCGAGGCCACGCGGCTCAGGGGCGAGCAGTCCGAGGCCGTCATGTCCCTGCGCATGGCCTGTCTGGACGGACGGCTGCAGGAGCTGGCCGCGCTCACCGAGGTCTTCACCGAGGCCGACGGAACCGTGGTGGAGAAGGCCCTCTCCGCCACCAGCGCGCTGCGGGGCTTGCAGGGGTGCGCGGACGTGCGGGCGCTCATGGCCGAGGTGACACCTCCCGAGGAGCCCGCCACGCGCCAGGCGGTGGACGCCTCGCGCGCCCGGCTCGCCCGCGTCAAGGCGCTCACCGAGGCGGGCAAGCTCCAGCAGGCGTTGCGGCTCGCCGCCGAGGAGACGGAGCGCACGAAGGAGCTCGGCTACGCCCCCGTGCGCGCCGAGTCCCTGTTGATGCGCGCCTGGACGAAGCTGCTCTCCGGAGAGAACCTGGGCGTGCCCGAGTTGCTCACCGAGGCGCTGTGGCTCGCGCATGCCGCGCGGCATGACCTGGTCGCGGCCTCCGCCAGCGTGCGGCTGATGGGCTACTACGACACCCATGGCCCTCTCGAGGAGGCCGCGCG from Melittangium boletus DSM 14713 includes the following:
- a CDS encoding GNAT family N-acetyltransferase encodes the protein MIRSATPEDVPAIARLIRALAEYEKLSHEVVLEQEALRRHLFGERPHAEVVLAEQGGQVVGFALFFHTYSTFLSRPSLYLEDLFVLPEHRGQGHGKGLLTHLARLAVERGCGRFEWSVLDWNAPAIAFYKSVGAVPMSDWTVFRVTGDALHRLAGRS
- a CDS encoding serine/threonine-protein kinase, which translates into the protein MEPFDDNERRTLKTDDRRTVELGVAGAASSAGPTFAPLGRGTALDRYVVLDPLGEGGMGMVYAAYDSVLDRKVALKLLPPGDPETGGEMTSGRARLLREAQAMARLSHPNVVAVYDVHQHGAQVFMAMELVEGRTLSQWQQQEPRGWRDILAAFLAAGRGLAAAHDAGLVHRDFKPTNVLVGRDERVRVTDFGLARPHNAPAEVLPPHAAPSRDTGPVKSHSLLELDLTQQGAVLGTPAYMAPEQFRGAVADARSDQFSFAVSLWEALHGERPFEGKTPAERRQNVLDGRLRPPPSSSKVPPWVSRALLRALHREPGARYPSLNALLSVLSRDPAQVLRRRLTVTALLGVMIGSGTLVGASWHERQTRLCTGAPERLEGIWDEPRQEAISRSFLATGRTYAGDTWRRVREALDAYTTAWKDMHVAACEATRLRGEQSEAVMSLRMACLDGRLQELAALTEVFTEADGTVVEKALSATSALRGLQGCADVRALMAEVTPPEEPATRQAVDASRARLARVKALTEAGKLQQALRLAAEETERTKELGYAPVRAESLLMRAWTKLLSGENLGVPELLTEALWLAHAARHDLVAASASVRLMGYYDTHGPLEEAARWEPFALASLDRLGEHGELRAIFHNNRGMALYQQGHFAEAHEAFDKAFALAERQLGPANAMTLRYGTNAVAALSNLDRHEESQRAFETLVSLGETNLGPLHPFLTQPMTNLSNMYAFQGRMADARRLLDRVREIGQQAYGERSDEWAQFHIAYGDLEAAEGRDAEALGHYEEAANLQRELTGPDSLEFLQARVKEADARTALEQLALAQRTYQEVLELTKKDAPRYERVHTQALGGLADLYDTRGEHDKALQLRQQALELREHTLGKEHIHTALMRVAIGNSYLELGQPARALALFEREQGFFEKTLGKDSPSGVLPLAGKGEALQKLGRATEAIPLLEHVLAVIERHPLRPAYTASVRFALARALWDARRQPERAWKLAQSARDTYARAPLRHASELAELELLLTRHAVPEPGAPNTVALPAPP